AATCGTTTCCTATTTCAAAACGTTTGATTTTTCTAATGACCGGGGTGTGTCGGGTGACTGCCTTTGTCAGCACCGGCACCATAGGCAATCCCGGCATCATCAAAATCCCTGTATTCAAATGTGGCGCATAACGTTCCTTTTTTTGTTCCTACAATATCGTTTCCATTGGAACGCACTTCAATCGAATTGGCGATACAATTCTTATTGTCATTATACGAACACTCCTCAACCGTACAGCGAACACCTTGTGGCATGCTCCTTCACCCCCTCAAACATAGAGTGTCGCTTCACAGAATCCTTATACAATGAAACATCCGCCAATTGCATGCGCAGATTCTTCATGTACCTGATTCCATTCATGTACATGAAATCAGCAAACAATTTCATGGATATACGGTTGGATTTGCGGCGGCTGCTCTGTTATTACGTAAGCGTCCTGCAATCTTTGCAACGCTTCTTCCGCCGTCTTTTTATTCGTGTGAATCACTGCCATCCGCTCGCCTTTCGCAACCGGATCGCCGCTTTTTTTGAGCAGCGTAATACCTGCTGCCGGATCGATGGCATCCCCTTTCTTTTGCCTGCCTGCACCGGCCATCATGGCTGCTGTTCCTACAGCTTCTGCATCAATCTGCTGGATATATCCTGTTTTCCAGGCTGTTATATCGATATGATTGGCTGCTTGAGGCAATCGTTCCGGATTGTCCGCAAGATCAGGATTGCCGCCCTGCGCTTGAATGAATTGCCGAAACGTATGGAATGCGGAGCCACTCTGCAAGATGGTTGTCAAGTTGTGCAAGGCATCGGCAAACGTCTTGTAGATTCCCCCAAGCACTGTCATGTGAGCTGCAATAGTTAGGGAAATCACTTGCAGATCTTCCGGCCCGTTTCCTCGCAATACTTCAATTGCCTCTTTTACTTCATTGGCATTGCCCACTTCGCATCCGAGCGGCTGATTCATATCCGATATGATCGCAATGGTTTTTCGATTCAGCCGCTGTCCGATTTTCACCATGGTGTTTGCAAGCCGCCGCGCATCCGCCAATGATTTCATAAAAGCGCCCGCGCCCATTTTCACGTCCAGCACAATACAGTCCGCACCTGATGCAATCTTTTTGCTCATGATGGAACTAGCGATCAAAGGCATCGAATCGACAGTTGCAGTCACATCCCGCAGTGCATATAGTTTTTTATCCGCTGGTGCAAGATTGCCTGTCTGTCCCGCAATCGCCATTTTGTATGTGTTGACATGTTCGATAAATTGCTCATTTGATAACTCCGCCTGAAATCCTTCAATCGCTTCCAGCTTGTCGATCGTTCCTCCCGTATGCCCCAACCCTCGTCCCGACATTTTCGCCACCGGCACGCCAACTGTCGCAACCAGAGGAGCCACGATCAAACTGATCTTGTCCCCAACGCCGCCTGTGGAATGTTTGTCGACTTTAATCCCTCGAATCCCCGACAAATCAATCGTATCTCCAGATTCAACCATCACCGTTGTCAAGTCGGCTATCTCTTCATCCGTCATCCCTTGAAAGTACACAGCCATCAACCATGCCGCCATCTGATAATCCGGAATATCCCCGCATGTATAACCCTGGATGATGTATCGAAGTTCATCTGTCGTGAATGAATGGCCCTGACGTTTTTTGTGAATCAAATCTACCATTCGCATCTTTTGATCCGCTCCCTGCAATCCAGTTAAGAAACTGCCTGAACCATCCGTTTGACCTGTTCAAAAACAATGGACGTGCCGTTTTACAACGTATAGTTTTACACCCTTTGTACGAACTGTCTGACAAATGCAACGAACTGTTCCCGCACCCGTTCGGTTACTTCCATCACTTCCTGGTGGGAAAGTGGTTGTTCGAGAATGCCTGCAGCCATATTTGACACGCAACTGATACCTATCACCCGGATGCCGGCATGTCTCGCAACGATCACTTCAGGAACGGTGGACATTCCGACAGCATCTGCCCCCAGTATCCGGCTCATGCGAATTTCTGCAGGCGTTTCATAGCTGGGGCCAGAAAACCAAATATATGTGCCTTCTGACATGGAAATGTTCAACTCTTTGGCAATTTGCAACGCCAATGCCCGATACTCCGGATCATAGGCAGTCGACATATCCGGAAAACGTGGGCCATGTGTATCCCAGTTCGGACCAATCAAAGGATTTTTGCCGGAGAAATTGATGTGGTCTTTGATCAGCATCAATTGTCCTACTGAAAACTCTTCATTGATCCCACCCGCTGCATTTGTCACCATAAGTGTTTGTACGCCCAGTTCTTTCATCACACGTACGGGAAACGCAATCGCATCTGCCGAGTACCCTTCATAATAATGAAATCGGCCTTGCAAAGCGATGACAGCTTTGCCGCACAATTGACCGATGACCAATTGACCCTTGTGGCCTTCAACCGTTGATATAGGAAAATGGGGAATTTCACGGTAAGGGATATGTACAGCTTCCTGTATATCTTCCGCCAAAACGCCCAGCCCGGACCCGAGAATTAAGCCAATCGTCGGCTGAACGGCTGTTTTCGAACGGATAAAGTCTCTTGCTTCCGATAATTTTGCAGTATCTAACATATGTATACACCTCTTGAATGATTTAAAATACGCCGCTTACAGGTACGGATGATACACATTGTTGCCATTCACCAGATAAGCTGTTGGCGCTTCACGGCTGACAAACGCGTTCGCTGTTATCGAATGTGTTTGATAATGGTTCTTGCTATCGCGCAATCACAGAATAAAAACTTTCCCCGATGGATGGTTTGGGAACTCCATGACGATCTGCCAAAGTGGCTCCAATGTCTGCAAACGTATTGCGTATTCCTAGATCCACATTTTGTCGAAGTAATCTTCCATAAACAAGCAGCGGTACATATTCACGACTGTGATCCGTTCCAGGCGTCGTCGGATCACAACCATGATCGGCTGTGATCATCAACATGTCATCCTCCCGCATGCTTGCCAGAATCTCCGGCAAACGCGCATCAAAATCTTCGATGGCCCTGGCAAACCCTTTTGGATCATTCCGATGCCCGTATAACATATCAAAATCCACCAAATTGGCAAATAGCAGCCCATTTGGATATTGCTGCATCGCTTCCAGTGTTTTGTCTACTCCATCCATGTTTCCCTCTGTATGAATTCCTTTCGTAATGCCGGATCCGCCATAAATATCATAGATCTTTCCGACGCCAATCACCGGCAGCCCGGCATCAGCCAACTCATTTAATACAGTTCGCCCGAAATGTAACGAATAGTCGTGGCGGTTGCCCGTCCGCGTATACTTTCCATGAGAACCAATAAATGGACGAGCGATGACACGCCCTACCCCATGTTCTCCAGTCAACATTTCACGGGCAATTTTGCAAATTCTGTATAACTCGTCAAGGGGTATAACTTCTTCATGTGCAGCTACCTGAAAAACACTATCGGCAGACGTATATACGATCGGACAGCCAGTCTTGACATGCAAGCCCCCCAGCTCGTTGATAATTTCCGTTCCGGATGCAGGCTTGTTGCCCAATATTTTACGGCCAATCCGCCGTTCAAACTCTTCGATCAAATCATTCGGAAATCCATGCGGATACGTAGGCAATGGTCGAGTCAGTTGCACACCGACAAACTCCCAATGCCCATTCGTCGTATCTTTGCCTGCTGAAGTTTCCTGCATTTTTCCATAATTCCCGGTTGCTTTCAATGGCTTTGTTCCTTCAATCGGATAAATATTTCCGATGCCCAATTTTTCCAGATTCGGAATTCGCAATCCGCCAACTGCTTTCGCAATATTTCCGATCGTGTTTGAACCGGCGTCGCCATATTCGGGTGCATCCGGTAGTTCTCCAATGCCAACACTATCCAAAACAATTAAAATGGTGCGCAAGGATCGGGGATCTGCCAAAATAAAACCTCCATTCGAACTCATTCTGATTTAAGATTACCGCAACCTTGCCAAATGTTGCAAAACAATTTATTTTACATAAAGCAATCGGATCCAGTGTTTTTGGTGACCATTTCTTATATAATTTTAATCAATTATTAAATTATATTTATAATTAAATTTTATCTAGCTTTTTATTCGTTTGTTTTCGTATAATAGGCTTGTAAGCACAACAAAATGGAAAAGTGGCGAAAAAGATGGATCTTCAACAAATCTTCGAAGGTGTTTACCAAATCCAAAAACAGATTTCTGCTTTGCAACAGGATGTAAATGAACTCCGTACCGAAATGCAGCAGTTCAAAGTTGAAATTCGTGCCGAGATGCAACAATTCAAAGACGAGATGCGCACTGAGATGCAGCAGTTCAAAGCCGAGATGCGCACTGAGATGCAGCAGTTCAAAGCCGAGATGTGCACTGAGATGCAGCAGTTCAAAGCCGAGATGAATACACGTTTCGAAGAGCAGGAAATAAATTTCGAAGAGTTGCGAGACAGTATAGATTTGCTGGTAGAGAAAAAGTGGGAAATTGAAAAGGAACTTCATCAAGTAAAAAAACGTGTTCGATTGAAACAAACGTTAAATCGATAGGTAATTCAGATCGTACAGACAGAACATTCCATTTGCTGACATAATTTTATTCACGCATTTCTTTCCGATTGCCCCGCACCCCTCATCTTGGACATCACTTACCGTGGAAAGGAACCTTTCAACCAAATATGTGCCCCAAATCAAGGAATATGGCAGTTTGGTTAAAAAGCCGCGACACCTTGAAAGGGGCACTTGTATGATCTTTTGATATGCTGCCTAATGGAATCGTAACGAATTTCTGAGACATTATGCACGTGGATGTGCTTTCGCATATACATCCTTTAAGCGATGGCTTTTCGTCAACTGTGTATACACTTGTGTCGTGGAAATATCCGCATGTCCCAACATTTCTTGGACTGACCGCAAATCCGCACCATTTTCCAACATATGTGTCGCAAACGAATGCCGCAACGTATGTGGAGTAATTTCTACCCGTATATTGGCCAAGACGGCATACTTCTTGATGATTTTCCAAAACCCTTGCCTGGATAACCGCTGTCCCAAGTGATTGACAAACAGTGCTTGCTCATGTTCATGTTTCAGCAGTTTGTGCCGACAACATTCAAGATACTGTTTGACGTAAAGTATAGCTGTTTCACCTATTGGAATGACACGTTCTCTCGAAGTACTGCCAGAGCATCTTAGATATGCCAATGATAACTGGATATCGTCTACATTTAACGATACAAGCTCAGAGACCCGAATCCCGCTTGCATATAACAATTCAAGCATTGCTTTATCTCGCAAACCGGTTGTTGTTGAAAGACTCGGGCCATCGAGCAGTGCATTGATTTCCGCTATTGTAAGTATAGTCGGCAATTTTTTCTCAGGTTTCGGCGACTCCAAATTGACAGTAGGATCCCGATCAATTTGACCGGATCGCAAAAGGTACCCATAAAACGCACGCAAACTCGCCAAATTTCGAGAGATGGTTGCAGTTGCTCGCCCTTCTTTTTGCAAATACGCAAGAAATGCAATGATTGTCGAACGGGTTCCTTGGTGAACATGTAGCCCGGATTGATCGAGAAACACAGCCAATCCATGCAAATCCCGCTGATAGGACGCAAGCGTATTGGTAGAAAGACCTCGCTCAACCGTAAGATATTGAATGAATTGTTCAATTAAATTGTCCACCAAAAACCAAACTCCTTTGCTTCTTCCGTCACGATTCTATGTATGTATTCCACACATTTTTTGAATCTCCTCCATTCCAGAGTAAATGGGTATTATTCCCCGGTAATATAAAACACTCGCAGACGTTGCAAATCTTCCATGTACCAAGGCTGTTCATGACTTGCCGCTGCCTGAACCTTGATTGAACGTCCTTTGGGCGGATGATACGGATCATTCTGCCATAAAACATAATGAATCAAGTGCAACGCTTGGTACATAAACAAGGTGCCCGCTACGATCAATATCCACATTTGCAAAAAGCGAATCAGTCTCCGCACAGAGATAATCATCAGTCAGTCCCTCCGCATCCGTTTCGAATCTTTGATTTGCCAAATTCGGACTTCCTATGCTTGTCTATATGCAGCCAGTCCCTGCTTCATGACAAAAAGCATATAAGTGCGTGTTCAAAAAGTGGTTAAGTAAGACACAAGGAGTGCGAAGCCGAAGCACGAAAAGGCGACGGAGTGTACGTGTCTGGTACATGAGTAAATCTCTTTGGGATTCTTGATACGATGCAAAAAGACCAAGCGCCTTGGTCATAGCACGTCAAGGCTCTGGTCTTTCTGAGAAAAAACGCATTCTTTGGTTTTTCTATTTCCTACATGTTTTTCAGTTTCATTTCTTGTTGGCAGCTTTCACAATACCCAAGCAGATTCACACGATGATCTACAATTTTAAACTTATGTTCCCGTTCGACTCGCATCTCCAAATCATCCAGCAAATCTTCAATTTCCGATACCTCTCCACACTTCAGGCAAATCAGGTGGTGATGATGGTGCGGATGGTCATCCGAACGAAACTCATAGCGCGAAACTCCATCGCCAAAGCTCAATTTTTCTATAATACGCAAATCATGCAATAATTCGAGTGTTCGATACACAGTTGCCAATCCAATATCCGGGTTGCGCTGCTTGACTAACATAAAAATATCTTCCGCGCTTAAATGTTTTTCCTGATTTTCCAATAAAATCTGCAAGGTTGCTTCCCGTTGCGGTGTCAATTTGAGTTGCTGAGACTGCAACTGTTTTTTTATTTGTTCCAAACGTTCCTGCATCTCATCGCAACCCCTTTCTTACCATCTAAACGTACTAATTATAGGAAAGACAAAAAACATCGTCAAGCAGCAAAGAAAAAAACCTGCAAACAAAGAAACGTCAAAGTCACTGCATACTTTGACGCCGCATGATTTCTAACAGAACGGTATAGGAATCAGGCTGACCGGGATCATCTAGAGCCATTTTATTTTTCGTTTTATGTCCGCATCTTTTGCATTGATGGACGATTTGATAGCCTTTTTTTGTGTGCAGCTCAATGGCGACAGGCTCCAGGATTCCGCCGCACTGTGCATTGCGGTCCCCCGGTTTATCGTCGAGATGCAAAGAATACAAACACTCCGGACAATGATTGCGGCAACTGCCGTTTTTGAGCGGATGAACAAATGTATGGCAATTTATGCATGTAAACGATTCATTTCGAACCGTAAATTGTGGTTGATCAGTCATTCGAAAACCCTCTCTAAAACAACGGTGTAATCCATTTTAAAAGATTCGTGGATACATAACCCTCGATTCCGGATGCAAGAATCATAACAAAAGCCATTGTTAAGACAACACCCGAAAACGACAAAAATTTTTGATATGCCGGTTCTTCATGATGATGAAACCGATTTTTTATCATGGTCAGAGAAAAGGATAATCCCACGACACATGTAGTCAATAATGCAGGTACAACGAGCAAATTTTGCGGAAAAATCGCGGTTAGCACGAATAAGATTCCCCTCCAGGCATATTGATCGACCATAAATCCAATGACAAACCCGACTGCGAATCCCTTCAAAAATAAAAGAACGACAATCAACGGCAGACCGATGATCGACAGGCCCAAAATCCAAATCAGGCCTTCTACTTTTAGATTGGACGCTGTGCGGTTCCACATGACTGCTGCGCCGCTGGCTGTTTGTTGATGATATACCGCCGTAAAAAATGACTGCAATTCGTCAAACAACTGTTTTTTCTGATCTGGATCCAATGCATGAACGACAATTGAGCCGAAAACCACACCTACAACAAAGACGACGACGGAAAATACGATGAGTGAATAGTTTTGTGCGACGAATCCTTCGACAAATGCTTTTGCTTTACGAGTCATACATGAGGCCCTCCTTGTCCCGTTCCCTACACTGTATGTGGACGAGCCCCAACTTATGTCTCCGTTATTTCACAACACTTTTCCGTAAACCCCGGCTCCACCTGTTTGAATGTCTACTTGCCCCATTCGTGCATCTACGATTCGCTGCGCAACTTGTGTGCCTATGACCGCCGCCAACTCCTCAAAGGAAGCTTGATGGATCACCGACATCTCCGTTCCAAATGCATCCAATAATTTTTCTAACGTTTTTTTGCCGACTTTCGGGATGTACTCCAGTGGAATTTGATAGAAATAAGGCGGACGGAATTCCGGCGATCTGCTCTGGGATAGGTCTGCAATCATTTCCAATCGGTCAGCAACACCTTGAATCATATTCGCACTGCCGCATTTGTCACAAGCAATCGCCGCACTTCGAAACTCACTTGGAATAAAGCCACACGCATAGCAAGAGGTGCGATGGTATTTTCCCAGCAGCGGATGCAGCCCGTAATTGGCGATGATCTTTCTGCCTTCCTGATTTTGGAGCGCTTTTGTCAAATCGTCAAACGTCGGTTCCTGAAGTTCGACAACGTTATATTCACGGGCAATCTTGGCTGTAGAGTGCGCATCGGAATTGCTGACAAAGGGCAATTCGTGCAATTCCTGAATCCGGTCCGCCATTTGCGTATCCGCAGACAACCCCAACTCGATCGCTGTGACAAGAGCCGGGTCGACCATTTCCGCCATTGCTGTGACACAATTCCCATACATGCCTTTGTGCGGTGTAAACGCGTGATTGACGATAAACCAGCCACCCAATTCTTGTGCCATCTGTTGCAATTCGTACGCCTGGCAGCGGGCTCTTTGCGAGCTTAACAGGACATTGCTGACCTGTGTTTTCAAAAACCGGCTAAACTCCTTCATCACCGGGAGCGAAGGCATCCAAATGCCGAAATGGGCAGCACCTCCTGCCGGGCCCGCCGTCTCAACTTCCGCACCTAAGAAAAGCGTCGTCCGATCTTTGTAGCGCAAGCCCCCGCCGGCAAGTTCATATAAGTCGCCTTGCTGCAAAAGCACCTGCAAATCCTCCTGAACCGCCGGTGAAGAACCGTCAATCACACCGATGATATCAATCCCTTTGCGATGCGCGGCTTCTTCAAGGATTGCTTGCAAGGTCAGATCTTTGGATGCCGTTATCTTCACTGGTTGATTGTTGCCGGCCCTGCCGACATGTACATGCAAATCACAAAAATACCGGTTTTGCGATCCTTTATTTTCGATCATAGTCAAACACCACGCTGCTGCCACAACCACCAATAGAGCGGCACCAATGTTTTGGCGTCGATTATGGCTTGCTGCTGCAGCCACAAGAGAATTTGAACGGCATCCGCCTCAAGCACTTGCAGGAATTCATCATCATCAGGATTCGCTTGGGTTTTTTCCAATTGCTTGGCCACATATACATGCATGATCTCATCCGCAAATCCCGGCGAAGTGAAAAACGAATGGAGATGCTGCCACTCTTGCGCCCGATATCCCGTTTCTTCCTGCAATTCCCTTTGTGCAGCCTCGAAAGGATCTTCACCCGGCTCTAATTTTCCTGCAGGAATTTCTAATGATACCCGCTCAATTGCTTTTCGGTATTGACGGACAAATACGATCTTCCCTTCCTCTGTCACTGCCAGTACAGCCACAGCGCCCGGATGTTTCACCACTTCCCGCGTAGCTTCACGGCCATTTGGCAAGCGTACTGTCAGCAAGTCCAGGGAGATGACCTTCCCGTCAAAGATCCGCTTGCTTTCCAACGTTTTTTCTTGTACCTGATCATCAAAGTCTTGCAAGTCCATTGTTCCGGCTTCGATCAAAGCGTCTGTATTTTCAGCAGAATGTTTTGAATTATTGTCTTTCAATTGTTTCACTTCCTTACAACGAAATGTCCGCGGGGCCACGAACATTGGAATAATTTCAATCAATTTGACATAGACTTGTACAACACAAAAGGAGGCCAGATTCATGCATACATATCGAACACAAACGTCCATAACCATTGCCGGAAAGGCATGGCAAATCCGGGCATATCTCCGTCAATTTCGTACGTCCTCCGCATATCTCAGGGACTTTCTCCATGCAGTCGACCGCACAGCCACCTCTGCCGCAGCACCGGCCATATCGAAAAAAACCGGGTCATCCTCATATGTACGGCCCATTGATGAACAATGAATCCCATACTGCCTGAAAGCATCCGATACATGCGAACATCCTGTTTCAATAATCTCATAACGTTCACAGATGCGATGCCCGATCAACTGATCCCAAATTTTCTCTTTGACAGTGCTTGAAGCAATTTCTGGTACTCCAATACTACCACTAACCAGAGAAACTTGCATTAACGATGTAAGGGTATGGTGGCTAATCCCATCATGGCGTTTTCTCCTGTCTGTTGCACTGCATCGAAGCACAGGAATTCCATGGCCGCGCAACGTATGGATCGCATTCAATGCCACGCCTTGCTCGATTCCGGTATGGCCATATGTCGTTCCGGAGCCGGTAATTCCCGGTCCCATCGCTACGATGATTGCATCAGCCTGTAACGCATACCTGGCTGCCAGCAATCCGCTATACAGGTTGATCGCTTCAATATCTCCGCCAAATGCGTTGCCAACCGTGACAACCCCCGCCAACAGATGCTTCTGTTTCAATTCCTGACAATTCTTGCTCATCATGGCAGGCAACGCCCCGCCATCTGTCATGACGTACGCAATTTGACAGGAATGGGAAGTCAGGTACTGCAACACACTGCACAAAACAGGCACCATACTGTGCAATTCGGCCACGATAACCGGACAATTGTGAAGGGAATCTTTTCCGTATATGCGGGAATGCAATGGATGTGTCGGTTCTTCAATGGCATGCACTTTGAGCTGCATGGGCGTATAGCGCAACTTCATGATATGGCCGGCTTGTCTCTTCATGGCAAAATGGCTTCGATCCGTGCCGGTCTTTTGATTTTCAGCGCAAGCAGACAAAGGAGATCCTTTTGCATCCAGCCAGAGTTCCGTTCCAAATTCCGGATTTTCAGGTTTCGCTAACGTTTCCCTGATATCCGCATCAGGTATGACAAAATCATAGCCGCCGCTGCCGAGTCCGAGCATGCGGGCCGTCCGATTGATTCGGACACGCATCCCAAGAGCACAGGAACCTGTCAAAAGCGGATAGGCAATCGCAGGTTGGATGCTCCCCGAACTCTCTTCGATTACATCGATCAGTTGGATATGCTCCCGTTCTTCTCGAATTCCGATCACATATCCGGATTCCCAATCAATCATTTGTTCGAATCCTCCTTCTTTCGCTGAAATAAAAACCAACGGAGACGAGGATGAATATTCCAAATGCGTAATAAAAGCCAATTCTTTGATCTTTATCCCATAACGAAAAAACGCTTAACGCAACTATGGCCGCAATCGTTATATATTGCCCGTAAGGTTGAGAAAATGCCCACCGCGAAACGTAGTCTCCTTTTTTATATCCACGTTTGCGCCAGATGAGAAACGTAAGGATCATGATGGTCCAATTTAAAAACGTAAAATAGGCAGAAGCGCTCGTGAGGTAGTTGTAGACTTTGGCAGGCAACAGGTAAGCGAGAATCAAGGCTGCGGCCATAGCCAAGGCACAGGAGAGCAAGGCGCCGACAGGATGGCCGTTTTTCGTCTCTTTTAACACAAATCGGGGAGCTTTATTGGCTTCACCAAGGCTGCGCAAAATCGACATAATCGAATATAGCGAACCTGCCATAACGGAAAATGCGGCAATCAGGACGATTCCATTCAGTATGGTTGCAAGCAACGGCAGGTGCATCGCTTGTAAAGCGACGACAAACGGACTGTGCTTTGTATTGATGAGACGCCAAGGATACATCAGCAGCAGCAATGCCGTGCTTGCGACATATAACACGGTAATCGAGACAATCAAGCCGGTCGTTGCTTTCGGGATCATCCTTTGCGGATCCCTCACTTCACTTACTGCATTTGCAATGACGCCGATACCGGAATAGGAGAAAATGACGATTAACAT
Above is a window of Fodinisporobacter ferrooxydans DNA encoding:
- a CDS encoding amino acid permease, producing MQKSKSRLLSFPNRMKGEQGETLKHVTGKKDSFNAFSLAFIGIGGIIGAGFFLASGMPIQQAGPGVLISYLFGALIMSQVLGSITSIAVNHPVRGSFRVYAEEMLGSYVGFLQGWVFFTSGVLAVTSEAVAMSIFAKLWMPQIPLSIMATSFVALIVVLNAFGVKNFGNIESVMSIVKVAALVGFILVGVLVIFGVIGGGAGISMSNLAQGKGGFLPNGWSGVLQAMLIVIFSYSGIGVIANAVSEVRDPQRMIPKATTGLIVSITVLYVASTALLLLMYPWRLINTKHSPFVVALQAMHLPLLATILNGIVLIAAFSVMAGSLYSIMSILRSLGEANKAPRFVLKETKNGHPVGALLSCALAMAAALILAYLLPAKVYNYLTSASAYFTFLNWTIMILTFLIWRKRGYKKGDYVSRWAFSQPYGQYITIAAIVALSVFSLWDKDQRIGFYYAFGIFILVSVGFYFSERRRIRTND